The Echinicola rosea genome has a segment encoding these proteins:
- a CDS encoding outer membrane beta-barrel protein has translation MNKKTTIIFIMIIVGLVPFCLHAQSTDEVRIYYGAAGAEFVKSATYGGGGYDNTGFKEFGLRYLKGINERFSIETGVNYSSSKAIFYPEYMGESVEVREEDYHLISVPIYAHYTFWKHFFVNGGPILDFDGSDHPDFIDKQAGIGYSVGIGGKYDFQHFSLFVNPNFKQHALFPFEKSHNHQKLTEFGVQFGLGYRF, from the coding sequence ATGAATAAGAAAACTACTATTATTTTTATCATGATTATCGTTGGGTTAGTGCCATTTTGTCTCCACGCACAAAGCACTGATGAAGTGAGAATTTACTATGGGGCGGCTGGAGCGGAATTTGTCAAGTCGGCGACATACGGGGGAGGAGGATATGACAATACCGGTTTCAAGGAATTTGGTTTGCGGTATTTGAAAGGAATTAATGAGAGATTCTCTATCGAAACGGGTGTGAATTATTCCAGCAGTAAGGCTATATTCTATCCGGAATATATGGGGGAATCAGTGGAGGTGAGAGAGGAGGATTATCACCTCATTTCCGTTCCCATTTATGCGCATTACACTTTTTGGAAGCATTTCTTTGTCAATGGTGGCCCCATATTGGATTTTGATGGATCCGACCACCCGGACTTCATTGATAAACAAGCCGGCATTGGATACAGTGTGGGAATTGGAGGGAAATATGACTTTCAACATTTTTCCCTCTTTGTCAATCCCAATTTTAAGCAACACGCTTTGTTTCCTTTTGAAAAAAGCCACAACCACCAGAAGTTGACTGAATTCGGTGTACAGTTTGGTTTGGGCTATCGTTTTTAG
- a CDS encoding helix-turn-helix domain-containing protein gives MGIMLTVVILQAITSGLLIFLNKRYKGEDLYLSLLFGLIAVHVTYKALIYWLVDNMEIFDKLHGCFSLLYGPLLYFYVQSIRKRPVPIAQIIAHSTPFFIGFGLNILMIIMVMTQNTPEMIMELYHQGVIIAVFLSFTVYSTYSLFLLHHTPATGPIYKQKATIARLIASCNLLLSFLVLFGWALLIWDVQFPVTTRYVYYFLMLGLFYSIIHIRTRMLIHTKPNQYDTPKISIQPKEKYRNSKLSEKELIQILDQINAVFQDKKPFLNPDFNLDQLAKELDTSKVKITQALNIHLGQSFYQFVNSARIEESKNLLQRPNEDNLTVVGYESGFKSKSTFYKYFKEATGCSPSDYKKSLQLQT, from the coding sequence ATGGGAATCATGTTAACGGTGGTCATACTGCAGGCCATAACAAGCGGCTTACTGATTTTCCTGAACAAGCGTTACAAGGGAGAAGACCTCTACCTCAGCCTTCTTTTTGGGCTAATAGCGGTACATGTCACCTACAAAGCCCTTATTTATTGGTTGGTCGATAATATGGAGATTTTTGACAAGTTGCATGGCTGCTTTTCCTTGTTGTACGGACCGTTGTTGTATTTTTATGTACAATCCATACGAAAACGTCCTGTCCCTATAGCCCAAATCATCGCCCATTCCACTCCCTTTTTCATTGGCTTTGGGCTCAACATCCTAATGATCATCATGGTGATGACCCAAAACACCCCTGAGATGATCATGGAGCTTTACCATCAAGGTGTGATCATCGCTGTTTTTCTTTCTTTTACCGTATATAGTACCTATTCACTGTTTCTGCTCCATCACACTCCGGCCACTGGTCCCATTTACAAGCAAAAAGCGACCATTGCCAGGCTCATAGCTTCCTGTAACTTATTGCTATCATTTCTCGTGCTATTTGGCTGGGCGTTGCTCATCTGGGATGTGCAGTTTCCTGTGACCACACGCTATGTTTATTATTTCCTCATGCTGGGACTTTTCTATAGCATTATCCATATTCGCACGAGGATGCTCATCCATACCAAACCAAATCAATACGATACCCCTAAAATCTCCATTCAGCCTAAGGAAAAGTATCGAAACTCCAAGCTTTCCGAGAAAGAACTGATCCAGATCCTAGATCAAATCAACGCCGTATTCCAAGATAAAAAACCCTTTCTGAATCCGGATTTCAACTTGGACCAACTGGCAAAAGAATTGGATACTTCTAAAGTCAAAATCACACAGGCCTTGAATATCCACTTGGGACAGAGTTTCTATCAATTTGTCAATTCTGCCAGAATAGAAGAATCCAAAAACCTTCTCCAACGGCCCAATGAAGACAACCTTACCGTCGTAGGCTATGAAAGCGGATTTAAATCCAAGTCCACATTTTATAAATACTTCAAAGAGGCGACCGGCTGTAGTCCAAGCGACTACAAAAAATCCCTGCAGCTCCAAACTTAA